The following are encoded together in the Cynocephalus volans isolate mCynVol1 chromosome 4, mCynVol1.pri, whole genome shotgun sequence genome:
- the TRPT1 gene encoding tRNA 2'-phosphotransferase 1 isoform X1, with protein sequence MNSSGGRRQEAAGPRGRSAHRPREQDRDVQLSKALSYVLRHGALKLGLPMGADGFVPLGTLLQLPQFHGFSAEDVQRVVGTSEKQRFALQPGHPSIGPLIRANQGHSLKVPELELMPLEMPQALPLMLVHGTFWKHWPSILLKGLSCQGRMHIHLAPGLPGDTGVISGMRPNCEVAVFIDGPLALAVDGIPFFRSANGVILTPGNADGFLLPKYFKEALQLRPTRKPLSLAGDKETVCQSGPKHSPRRRRMIQQ encoded by the exons ATGAACTCCTctggaggaaggaggcaggaagcagcagggcCCAGGGGTAGAAGCGCTCACAGACCCCGGGAACAG GACCGAGATGTGCAGCTGTCGAAGGCCCTGTCCTACGTGCTGCGCCATGGGGCTTTGAAGCTGGGGCTTCCCATGGGTGCAG ATGGCTTTGTGCCCCTGGGCACCCTCCTGCAGCTGCCTCAGTTCCACGGATTCTCAGCTGAAGATGTGCAGCGCGTGGTGGGCACCAGTGAGAAGCAACGGTTCGCCTTGCAGCCAGGGCATCCCAGCATTGGCCCCCTCATCCGGGCCAATCAGGGCCACTCCCTGAAG GTACCTGAGTTGGAGCTGATGCCCCTAGAGATGCCACAGGCCCTACCCCTGATGCTAGTCCATGGCACATTCTGGAAGCACTGGCCATCCATCCTGCTCAAGGGTCTGTCCTGCCAGGGAAGGATGCACATCCACCTGGCCCCAGGACTGCCTGGGGACACTGGTGTCATCAGTG GCATGCGGCCAAACTGCGAAGTGGCTGTGTTCATCGATGGACCCCTGGCCCTGGCAG TAGATGGAATACCCTTCTTCCGCTCTGCCAATGGGGTGATCCTGACTCCAGGGAATGCTGATGGCTTCCTGCTTCCCAAGTACTTCAAGGAGGCCCTGCAGCTACGCCCTACCC GAAAACCCCTCTCCTTGGCTGGTGATAAAGAGACAGTGTGTCAGAGTGGCCCCAAGCATAGCCCCAGAAGAAGAAGGATGAttcaacaataa
- the TRPT1 gene encoding tRNA 2'-phosphotransferase 1 isoform X3, producing the protein MNSSGGRRQEAAGPRGRSAHRPREQDRDVQLSKALSYVLRHGALKLGLPMGADGFVPLGTLLQLPQFHGFSAEDVQRVVGTSEKQRFALQPGHPSIGPLIRANQGHSLKVPELELMPLEMPQALPLMLVHGTFWKHWPSILLKGMRPNCEVAVFIDGPLALAVDGIPFFRSANGVILTPGNADGFLLPKYFKEALQLRPTRKPLSLAGDKETVCQSGPKHSPRRRRMIQQ; encoded by the exons ATGAACTCCTctggaggaaggaggcaggaagcagcagggcCCAGGGGTAGAAGCGCTCACAGACCCCGGGAACAG GACCGAGATGTGCAGCTGTCGAAGGCCCTGTCCTACGTGCTGCGCCATGGGGCTTTGAAGCTGGGGCTTCCCATGGGTGCAG ATGGCTTTGTGCCCCTGGGCACCCTCCTGCAGCTGCCTCAGTTCCACGGATTCTCAGCTGAAGATGTGCAGCGCGTGGTGGGCACCAGTGAGAAGCAACGGTTCGCCTTGCAGCCAGGGCATCCCAGCATTGGCCCCCTCATCCGGGCCAATCAGGGCCACTCCCTGAAG GTACCTGAGTTGGAGCTGATGCCCCTAGAGATGCCACAGGCCCTACCCCTGATGCTAGTCCATGGCACATTCTGGAAGCACTGGCCATCCATCCTGCTCAAGG GCATGCGGCCAAACTGCGAAGTGGCTGTGTTCATCGATGGACCCCTGGCCCTGGCAG TAGATGGAATACCCTTCTTCCGCTCTGCCAATGGGGTGATCCTGACTCCAGGGAATGCTGATGGCTTCCTGCTTCCCAAGTACTTCAAGGAGGCCCTGCAGCTACGCCCTACCC GAAAACCCCTCTCCTTGGCTGGTGATAAAGAGACAGTGTGTCAGAGTGGCCCCAAGCATAGCCCCAGAAGAAGAAGGATGAttcaacaataa
- the TRPT1 gene encoding tRNA 2'-phosphotransferase 1 isoform X4, translated as MNSSGGRRQEAAGPRGRSAHRPREQDRDVQLSKALSYVLRHGALKLGLPMGADGFVPLGTLLQLPQFHGFSAEDVQRVVGTSEKQRFALQPGHPSIGPLIRANQGHSLKVPELELMPLEMPQALPLMLVHGTFWKHWPSILLKGMRPNCEVAVFIDGPLALADGIPFFRSANGVILTPGNADGFLLPKYFKEALQLRPTRKPLSLAGDKETVCQSGPKHSPRRRRMIQQ; from the exons ATGAACTCCTctggaggaaggaggcaggaagcagcagggcCCAGGGGTAGAAGCGCTCACAGACCCCGGGAACAG GACCGAGATGTGCAGCTGTCGAAGGCCCTGTCCTACGTGCTGCGCCATGGGGCTTTGAAGCTGGGGCTTCCCATGGGTGCAG ATGGCTTTGTGCCCCTGGGCACCCTCCTGCAGCTGCCTCAGTTCCACGGATTCTCAGCTGAAGATGTGCAGCGCGTGGTGGGCACCAGTGAGAAGCAACGGTTCGCCTTGCAGCCAGGGCATCCCAGCATTGGCCCCCTCATCCGGGCCAATCAGGGCCACTCCCTGAAG GTACCTGAGTTGGAGCTGATGCCCCTAGAGATGCCACAGGCCCTACCCCTGATGCTAGTCCATGGCACATTCTGGAAGCACTGGCCATCCATCCTGCTCAAGG GCATGCGGCCAAACTGCGAAGTGGCTGTGTTCATCGATGGACCCCTGGCCCTGGCAG ATGGAATACCCTTCTTCCGCTCTGCCAATGGGGTGATCCTGACTCCAGGGAATGCTGATGGCTTCCTGCTTCCCAAGTACTTCAAGGAGGCCCTGCAGCTACGCCCTACCC GAAAACCCCTCTCCTTGGCTGGTGATAAAGAGACAGTGTGTCAGAGTGGCCCCAAGCATAGCCCCAGAAGAAGAAGGATGAttcaacaataa
- the TRPT1 gene encoding tRNA 2'-phosphotransferase 1 isoform X2 — protein sequence MNSSGGRRQEAAGPRGRSAHRPREQDRDVQLSKALSYVLRHGALKLGLPMGADGFVPLGTLLQLPQFHGFSAEDVQRVVGTSEKQRFALQPGHPSIGPLIRANQGHSLKVPELELMPLEMPQALPLMLVHGTFWKHWPSILLKGLSCQGRMHIHLAPGLPGDTGVISGMRPNCEVAVFIDGPLALADGIPFFRSANGVILTPGNADGFLLPKYFKEALQLRPTRKPLSLAGDKETVCQSGPKHSPRRRRMIQQ from the exons ATGAACTCCTctggaggaaggaggcaggaagcagcagggcCCAGGGGTAGAAGCGCTCACAGACCCCGGGAACAG GACCGAGATGTGCAGCTGTCGAAGGCCCTGTCCTACGTGCTGCGCCATGGGGCTTTGAAGCTGGGGCTTCCCATGGGTGCAG ATGGCTTTGTGCCCCTGGGCACCCTCCTGCAGCTGCCTCAGTTCCACGGATTCTCAGCTGAAGATGTGCAGCGCGTGGTGGGCACCAGTGAGAAGCAACGGTTCGCCTTGCAGCCAGGGCATCCCAGCATTGGCCCCCTCATCCGGGCCAATCAGGGCCACTCCCTGAAG GTACCTGAGTTGGAGCTGATGCCCCTAGAGATGCCACAGGCCCTACCCCTGATGCTAGTCCATGGCACATTCTGGAAGCACTGGCCATCCATCCTGCTCAAGGGTCTGTCCTGCCAGGGAAGGATGCACATCCACCTGGCCCCAGGACTGCCTGGGGACACTGGTGTCATCAGTG GCATGCGGCCAAACTGCGAAGTGGCTGTGTTCATCGATGGACCCCTGGCCCTGGCAG ATGGAATACCCTTCTTCCGCTCTGCCAATGGGGTGATCCTGACTCCAGGGAATGCTGATGGCTTCCTGCTTCCCAAGTACTTCAAGGAGGCCCTGCAGCTACGCCCTACCC GAAAACCCCTCTCCTTGGCTGGTGATAAAGAGACAGTGTGTCAGAGTGGCCCCAAGCATAGCCCCAGAAGAAGAAGGATGAttcaacaataa
- the NUDT22 gene encoding uridine diphosphate glucose pyrophosphatase NUDT22 isoform X1 — MVRIPGRPRAALSKTMDPEVSLLLQCPPGGLPLEQVRAELSPAHDRRPLPGGDKAITAVWEARLQAQPWLFNASKFRLHSATLAPIDSPMPQLLLRLGLTSYRDFLGTNWASSAAWLRQQGAIDWGDKQAYLADPLGVGAALATTDDFLVFLRRSWQVAEAPGLIDVPGGHPEPQALCPGDSPQHKDLPGELVVRELFSSILQEICDEVNLPLLTLSQPLLLGIACNETSAGRASAEFYVQCSLTSEQVKKHYLSGGPEAHESTGIIFVETQNVRRLQETEMWAELCPSAKGAILLYNRVQGSPT, encoded by the exons ATGGTCAGGATACCCGGGAGACCCCG AGCTGCCCTGTCCAAGACCATGGACCCTGAGGTGTCCCTGCTGCTGCAGTGCCCTCCTGGGGGGCTGCCCCTGGAGCAGGTACGGGCTGAGTTGAGCCCAGCCCACGATCGTCGCCCACTGCCAGGCGGGGACAAGGCCATCACTGCCGTCTGGGAAGCCCGGCTACAGGCCCAACCCTGGCTCTTCAACGCCTCCAAATTCCGCCTGCATTCAGCCACCCTGGCGCCCATTGACTCGCCGATGCCACAGCTGCTTCTGCGCCTGGGCCTTACTTCCTACCGAGACTTCCTGGGCACCAACTGGGCCAGCTCAGCTGCCTGGCTGCGACAGCAGGGGGCCATTGACTGGGGTGACAAGCAAGCCTATCTGGCAGACCCCCTGGGTGTGGGTGCTGCACTAGCCACCACTGATGACTTCCTTGTCTTCCTGCGCCGCTCTTGGCaggtggctgaggcccctgggcTGATAGATGTGCCTGGTGGGCACCCTGAGCCTCAG GCCCTGTGCCCTGGTGACAGCCCCCAGCACAAAGACCTCCCTGGGGAGCTGGTGGTACGTGAGCTCTTCTCCAGTATCCTTCAGGAGATCTGTGATGAG GTGAACCTGCCGCTGCTCACCCTGAGCCAGCCCCTGCTGTTGGGGATCGCCTGCAATGAGACCAGTGCCGGCCGAGCCAGTGCCGAGTTCTACGTCCA GTGCAGCCTGACTTCTGAACAGGTGAAGAAGCATTACCTGAGTGGGGGGCCCGAGGCCCACGAGTCTACAGGAATCATCTTTGTGGAGACTCAG AACGTGCGGAGATTGCAGGAGACCGAAATGTGGGCTGAGCTCTGCCCCTCGGCCAAAGGCGCCATCCTCCTCTACAACCGGGTCCAGGGAAGTCCCACCTGA
- the NUDT22 gene encoding uridine diphosphate glucose pyrophosphatase NUDT22 isoform X2 has protein sequence MDPEVSLLLQCPPGGLPLEQVRAELSPAHDRRPLPGGDKAITAVWEARLQAQPWLFNASKFRLHSATLAPIDSPMPQLLLRLGLTSYRDFLGTNWASSAAWLRQQGAIDWGDKQAYLADPLGVGAALATTDDFLVFLRRSWQVAEAPGLIDVPGGHPEPQALCPGDSPQHKDLPGELVVRELFSSILQEICDEVNLPLLTLSQPLLLGIACNETSAGRASAEFYVQCSLTSEQVKKHYLSGGPEAHESTGIIFVETQNVRRLQETEMWAELCPSAKGAILLYNRVQGSPT, from the exons ATGGACCCTGAGGTGTCCCTGCTGCTGCAGTGCCCTCCTGGGGGGCTGCCCCTGGAGCAGGTACGGGCTGAGTTGAGCCCAGCCCACGATCGTCGCCCACTGCCAGGCGGGGACAAGGCCATCACTGCCGTCTGGGAAGCCCGGCTACAGGCCCAACCCTGGCTCTTCAACGCCTCCAAATTCCGCCTGCATTCAGCCACCCTGGCGCCCATTGACTCGCCGATGCCACAGCTGCTTCTGCGCCTGGGCCTTACTTCCTACCGAGACTTCCTGGGCACCAACTGGGCCAGCTCAGCTGCCTGGCTGCGACAGCAGGGGGCCATTGACTGGGGTGACAAGCAAGCCTATCTGGCAGACCCCCTGGGTGTGGGTGCTGCACTAGCCACCACTGATGACTTCCTTGTCTTCCTGCGCCGCTCTTGGCaggtggctgaggcccctgggcTGATAGATGTGCCTGGTGGGCACCCTGAGCCTCAG GCCCTGTGCCCTGGTGACAGCCCCCAGCACAAAGACCTCCCTGGGGAGCTGGTGGTACGTGAGCTCTTCTCCAGTATCCTTCAGGAGATCTGTGATGAG GTGAACCTGCCGCTGCTCACCCTGAGCCAGCCCCTGCTGTTGGGGATCGCCTGCAATGAGACCAGTGCCGGCCGAGCCAGTGCCGAGTTCTACGTCCA GTGCAGCCTGACTTCTGAACAGGTGAAGAAGCATTACCTGAGTGGGGGGCCCGAGGCCCACGAGTCTACAGGAATCATCTTTGTGGAGACTCAG AACGTGCGGAGATTGCAGGAGACCGAAATGTGGGCTGAGCTCTGCCCCTCGGCCAAAGGCGCCATCCTCCTCTACAACCGGGTCCAGGGAAGTCCCACCTGA
- the DNAJC4 gene encoding dnaJ homolog subfamily C member 4 isoform X2: protein MPPLLPLRLCRLWPRSPPTRLLGAAAGQRSAPSNYYELLGVHPGASTDEVKRAFFSKSKELHPDRDPGNPALHSRFVELSEAYRVLSREQSRRSYDHQLRSASPPKSPGATAHPQSARQTHSSWAPPNAQYWAQFHGVRPQGPESRQQQHKHNQRVLGYCILLMLAGMGLHYAAFSWSRCTVASWMKRIGSSQPSTTTHGHGPGPTEPGSSRSDCRGSSSHHPGLPKSPAPEGLTWIGPTIGSAVSSLLPSQESPRPKTRAIK from the exons ATGCCGCCCCTGTTGCCCCTGCGCCTGTGCCGGCTGTGGCCCCGCAGCCCTCCCACCCGGCTCCTCGGAGCGGCCGCCGGGCAGCG GTCGGCTCCCAGTAATTATTATGAACTGTTGGGGGTGCATCCTGGTGCCAGCACTGATGAAGTTAAACGAGCTTTCTTCAGCAAGTCCAAAGAG CTGCACCCCGACCGGGACCCTGGGAATCCAGCCCTGCACAGCCGCTTTGTGGAGCTGAGTGAGGCATACCGTGTGCTCAGCCGTGAGCAGAGCCGCCGTAGCTATGACCACCAGCTCCGCTCAGCGAGTCCCCCGAAGTCTCCAGGTGCCACAGCTCATCCCCAATCTGCTCGTCAGACACACAG CTCCTGGGCGCCCCCTAATGCACAATACTGGGCCCAGTTTCACGGTGTGAGGCCACAGGGGCCTGAATCGAGGCAGCAGCAGCACAAACACAACCAGCGGGTGCTGGGGTACTGCATCCTGCTCATGCTGGCAGGCATGGGCCTGCACTATGCCGCCTTCAG TTGGAGCAGGTGCACCGTAGCTTCATGGATGAAAAGGATCGGATCATCACAGCCATCTACAACGACACACGGGCACGGGCCAG GGCCAACAGAGCCAGGCTCCAGCAGGAGCGACtgcagaggcagcagcagccaccacccaGGCCTCCCTAAGTCCCCAGCCCCTGAGGGGCTCACTTGGATAGGGCCTACCATAGGGTCTGCCGTGTCCTCCCTGCTTCCTTCCCAGGAGTCACCACGCCCCAAAACGCGTGCAATAAAGTGA
- the DNAJC4 gene encoding dnaJ homolog subfamily C member 4 isoform X5, which yields MPPLLPLRLCRLWPRSPPTRLLGAAAGQRSAPSNYYELLGVHPGASTDEVKRAFFSKSKELHPDRDPGNPALHSRFVELSEAYRVLSREQSRRSYDHQLRSASPPKSPGATAHPQSARQTHRKLEQVHRSFMDEKDRIITAIYNDTRARARANRARLQQERLQRQQQPPPRPP from the exons ATGCCGCCCCTGTTGCCCCTGCGCCTGTGCCGGCTGTGGCCCCGCAGCCCTCCCACCCGGCTCCTCGGAGCGGCCGCCGGGCAGCG GTCGGCTCCCAGTAATTATTATGAACTGTTGGGGGTGCATCCTGGTGCCAGCACTGATGAAGTTAAACGAGCTTTCTTCAGCAAGTCCAAAGAG CTGCACCCCGACCGGGACCCTGGGAATCCAGCCCTGCACAGCCGCTTTGTGGAGCTGAGTGAGGCATACCGTGTGCTCAGCCGTGAGCAGAGCCGCCGTAGCTATGACCACCAGCTCCGCTCAGCGAGTCCCCCGAAGTCTCCAGGTGCCACAGCTCATCCCCAATCTGCTCGTCAGACACACAG GAAGTTGGAGCAGGTGCACCGTAGCTTCATGGATGAAAAGGATCGGATCATCACAGCCATCTACAACGACACACGGGCACGGGCCAG GGCCAACAGAGCCAGGCTCCAGCAGGAGCGACtgcagaggcagcagcagccaccacccaGGCCTCCCTAA
- the DNAJC4 gene encoding dnaJ homolog subfamily C member 4 isoform X1, whose protein sequence is MPPLLPLRLCRLWPRSPPTRLLGAAAGQRSAPSNYYELLGVHPGASTDEVKRAFFSKSKELHPDRDPGNPALHSRFVELSEAYRVLSREQSRRSYDHQLRSASPPKSPGATAHPQSARQTHSSSWAPPNAQYWAQFHGVRPQGPESRQQQHKHNQRVLGYCILLMLAGMGLHYAAFSWSRCTVASWMKRIGSSQPSTTTHGHGPGPTEPGSSRSDCRGSSSHHPGLPKSPAPEGLTWIGPTIGSAVSSLLPSQESPRPKTRAIK, encoded by the exons ATGCCGCCCCTGTTGCCCCTGCGCCTGTGCCGGCTGTGGCCCCGCAGCCCTCCCACCCGGCTCCTCGGAGCGGCCGCCGGGCAGCG GTCGGCTCCCAGTAATTATTATGAACTGTTGGGGGTGCATCCTGGTGCCAGCACTGATGAAGTTAAACGAGCTTTCTTCAGCAAGTCCAAAGAG CTGCACCCCGACCGGGACCCTGGGAATCCAGCCCTGCACAGCCGCTTTGTGGAGCTGAGTGAGGCATACCGTGTGCTCAGCCGTGAGCAGAGCCGCCGTAGCTATGACCACCAGCTCCGCTCAGCGAGTCCCCCGAAGTCTCCAGGTGCCACAGCTCATCCCCAATCTGCTCGTCAGACACACAG CAGCTCCTGGGCGCCCCCTAATGCACAATACTGGGCCCAGTTTCACGGTGTGAGGCCACAGGGGCCTGAATCGAGGCAGCAGCAGCACAAACACAACCAGCGGGTGCTGGGGTACTGCATCCTGCTCATGCTGGCAGGCATGGGCCTGCACTATGCCGCCTTCAG TTGGAGCAGGTGCACCGTAGCTTCATGGATGAAAAGGATCGGATCATCACAGCCATCTACAACGACACACGGGCACGGGCCAG GGCCAACAGAGCCAGGCTCCAGCAGGAGCGACtgcagaggcagcagcagccaccacccaGGCCTCCCTAAGTCCCCAGCCCCTGAGGGGCTCACTTGGATAGGGCCTACCATAGGGTCTGCCGTGTCCTCCCTGCTTCCTTCCCAGGAGTCACCACGCCCCAAAACGCGTGCAATAAAGTGA
- the DNAJC4 gene encoding dnaJ homolog subfamily C member 4 isoform X3, which translates to MPPLLPLRLCRLWPRSPPTRLLGAAAGQRSAPSNYYELLGVHPGASTDEVKRAFFSKSKELHPDRDPGNPALHSRFVELSEAYRVLSREQSRRSYDHQLRSASPPKSPGATAHPQSARQTHSSSWAPPNAQYWAQFHGVRPQGPESRQQQHKHNQRVLGYCILLMLAGMGLHYAAFRKLEQVHRSFMDEKDRIITAIYNDTRARARANRARLQQERLQRQQQPPPRPP; encoded by the exons ATGCCGCCCCTGTTGCCCCTGCGCCTGTGCCGGCTGTGGCCCCGCAGCCCTCCCACCCGGCTCCTCGGAGCGGCCGCCGGGCAGCG GTCGGCTCCCAGTAATTATTATGAACTGTTGGGGGTGCATCCTGGTGCCAGCACTGATGAAGTTAAACGAGCTTTCTTCAGCAAGTCCAAAGAG CTGCACCCCGACCGGGACCCTGGGAATCCAGCCCTGCACAGCCGCTTTGTGGAGCTGAGTGAGGCATACCGTGTGCTCAGCCGTGAGCAGAGCCGCCGTAGCTATGACCACCAGCTCCGCTCAGCGAGTCCCCCGAAGTCTCCAGGTGCCACAGCTCATCCCCAATCTGCTCGTCAGACACACAG CAGCTCCTGGGCGCCCCCTAATGCACAATACTGGGCCCAGTTTCACGGTGTGAGGCCACAGGGGCCTGAATCGAGGCAGCAGCAGCACAAACACAACCAGCGGGTGCTGGGGTACTGCATCCTGCTCATGCTGGCAGGCATGGGCCTGCACTATGCCGCCTTCAG GAAGTTGGAGCAGGTGCACCGTAGCTTCATGGATGAAAAGGATCGGATCATCACAGCCATCTACAACGACACACGGGCACGGGCCAG GGCCAACAGAGCCAGGCTCCAGCAGGAGCGACtgcagaggcagcagcagccaccacccaGGCCTCCCTAA
- the DNAJC4 gene encoding dnaJ homolog subfamily C member 4 isoform X4 — protein MPPLLPLRLCRLWPRSPPTRLLGAAAGQRSAPSNYYELLGVHPGASTDEVKRAFFSKSKELHPDRDPGNPALHSRFVELSEAYRVLSREQSRRSYDHQLRSASPPKSPGATAHPQSARQTHSSWAPPNAQYWAQFHGVRPQGPESRQQQHKHNQRVLGYCILLMLAGMGLHYAAFRKLEQVHRSFMDEKDRIITAIYNDTRARARANRARLQQERLQRQQQPPPRPP, from the exons ATGCCGCCCCTGTTGCCCCTGCGCCTGTGCCGGCTGTGGCCCCGCAGCCCTCCCACCCGGCTCCTCGGAGCGGCCGCCGGGCAGCG GTCGGCTCCCAGTAATTATTATGAACTGTTGGGGGTGCATCCTGGTGCCAGCACTGATGAAGTTAAACGAGCTTTCTTCAGCAAGTCCAAAGAG CTGCACCCCGACCGGGACCCTGGGAATCCAGCCCTGCACAGCCGCTTTGTGGAGCTGAGTGAGGCATACCGTGTGCTCAGCCGTGAGCAGAGCCGCCGTAGCTATGACCACCAGCTCCGCTCAGCGAGTCCCCCGAAGTCTCCAGGTGCCACAGCTCATCCCCAATCTGCTCGTCAGACACACAG CTCCTGGGCGCCCCCTAATGCACAATACTGGGCCCAGTTTCACGGTGTGAGGCCACAGGGGCCTGAATCGAGGCAGCAGCAGCACAAACACAACCAGCGGGTGCTGGGGTACTGCATCCTGCTCATGCTGGCAGGCATGGGCCTGCACTATGCCGCCTTCAG GAAGTTGGAGCAGGTGCACCGTAGCTTCATGGATGAAAAGGATCGGATCATCACAGCCATCTACAACGACACACGGGCACGGGCCAG GGCCAACAGAGCCAGGCTCCAGCAGGAGCGACtgcagaggcagcagcagccaccacccaGGCCTCCCTAA
- the VEGFB gene encoding vascular endothelial growth factor B isoform X1, producing MSPLLRRLLLAALLQLAPAQAPVSQPDAPGHQKKVVSWIDVYARATCQPREVVVPLTVELMGTVAKQLVPSCVTVQRCGGCCPDDGLECVPTGQHQVRMQILMIRYPSSQLGEMSLEEHSQCECRPKKRESAVKPDRAATPHHRPQPRSVPGWDSAPGAPSPADITHPTPAPGPSAHAAPSAASALTPGPATAAAAAAASSVAKGGA from the exons ATGAGCCCCCTGCTCCGCCGTCTGCTGCTCGCCGCGCTCCTGCAGCTGGCCCCCGCCCAG GCCCCTGTCTCCCAGCCTGATGCCCCAGGCCACCAGAAGAAAG TGGTGTCATGGATAGACGTGTATGCTCGTGCCACCTGCCAGCCACGGGAGGTAGTGGTGCCTCTGACTGTGGAACTCATGGGTACGGTGGCCAAACAGCTAGTGCCGAGCTGCGTGACCGTGCAGCGCTGCGGTGGCTGCTGCCCTGACGACGGCCTGGAGTGTGTGCCCACTGGGCAGCACCAAGTCCGAATGCAG ATCCTCATGATCCGGTACCCAAGCAGTCAGCTGGGGGAGATGTCCCTGGAAGAACACAGCCAATGTGAATGCAG accaaaaaaaagagaaagtgctGTGAAGCCAGATAG GGCTGCCACTCCCCACCACCGTCCCCAGCCCCGATCTGTTCCGGGCTGGGACTCTGCCCCTGGAGCACCCTCCCCAGCTGACATCACCCATCCCACTCCAGCCCCAGGCCCCTCTGCCCACGCTGCACCCAGCGCCGCCAGCGCCCTGACCCCCGGACCTGCcactgccgctgccgccgccgcagcTTCCTCCGTTGCCAAGGGCGGGGCTTAG
- the VEGFB gene encoding vascular endothelial growth factor B isoform X2 has product MSPLLRRLLLAALLQLAPAQAPVSQPDAPGHQKKVVSWIDVYARATCQPREVVVPLTVELMGTVAKQLVPSCVTVQRCGGCCPDDGLECVPTGQHQVRMQILMIRYPSSQLGEMSLEEHSQCECRPKKRESAVKPDSPRPLCPRCTQRRQRPDPRTCHCRCRRRSFLRCQGRGLELNPDTCRCRKLRR; this is encoded by the exons ATGAGCCCCCTGCTCCGCCGTCTGCTGCTCGCCGCGCTCCTGCAGCTGGCCCCCGCCCAG GCCCCTGTCTCCCAGCCTGATGCCCCAGGCCACCAGAAGAAAG TGGTGTCATGGATAGACGTGTATGCTCGTGCCACCTGCCAGCCACGGGAGGTAGTGGTGCCTCTGACTGTGGAACTCATGGGTACGGTGGCCAAACAGCTAGTGCCGAGCTGCGTGACCGTGCAGCGCTGCGGTGGCTGCTGCCCTGACGACGGCCTGGAGTGTGTGCCCACTGGGCAGCACCAAGTCCGAATGCAG ATCCTCATGATCCGGTACCCAAGCAGTCAGCTGGGGGAGATGTCCCTGGAAGAACACAGCCAATGTGAATGCAG accaaaaaaaagagaaagtgctGTGAAGCCAGATAG CCCCAGGCCCCTCTGCCCACGCTGCACCCAGCGCCGCCAGCGCCCTGACCCCCGGACCTGCcactgccgctgccgccgccgcagcTTCCTCCGTTGCCAAGGGCGGGGCTTAGAGCTGAACCCAGACACCTGCAG gTGCCGGAAGCTGCGAAGGTGA
- the VEGFB gene encoding vascular endothelial growth factor B isoform X3, translated as MSPLLRRLLLAALLQLAPAQAPVSQPDAPGHQKKVVSWIDVYARATCQPREVVVPLTVELMGTVAKQLVPSCVTVQRCGGCCPDDGLECVPTGQHQVRMQILMIRYPSSQLGEMSLEEHSQCECSPRPLCPRCTQRRQRPDPRTCHCRCRRRSFLRCQGRGLELNPDTCRCRKLRR; from the exons ATGAGCCCCCTGCTCCGCCGTCTGCTGCTCGCCGCGCTCCTGCAGCTGGCCCCCGCCCAG GCCCCTGTCTCCCAGCCTGATGCCCCAGGCCACCAGAAGAAAG TGGTGTCATGGATAGACGTGTATGCTCGTGCCACCTGCCAGCCACGGGAGGTAGTGGTGCCTCTGACTGTGGAACTCATGGGTACGGTGGCCAAACAGCTAGTGCCGAGCTGCGTGACCGTGCAGCGCTGCGGTGGCTGCTGCCCTGACGACGGCCTGGAGTGTGTGCCCACTGGGCAGCACCAAGTCCGAATGCAG ATCCTCATGATCCGGTACCCAAGCAGTCAGCTGGGGGAGATGTCCCTGGAAGAACACAGCCAATGTGAATGCAG CCCCAGGCCCCTCTGCCCACGCTGCACCCAGCGCCGCCAGCGCCCTGACCCCCGGACCTGCcactgccgctgccgccgccgcagcTTCCTCCGTTGCCAAGGGCGGGGCTTAGAGCTGAACCCAGACACCTGCAG gTGCCGGAAGCTGCGAAGGTGA